CCAATTTACTTGCTCTCTTGGGTAGCATCAAGGACAAATGTGTGTTTAATGCCTTTGTTTATCGCTGAGGGAGGCGCTGACCATACGCATAAGTGCATACATGGACACATACTGAAATACATCTAAATCCACAGCACCAAAAGGGTTAACAGCGAGTACTGGGTGAAACTTGTTCCATTTTCTTGTAATCACTTAAAGGAGCAACACAGACAGAGCTTTGCAATAGAATCCAATTACATTCAGTTGAGATTAAAATTCAAATGAGGTCCAGTTCCCAGTTTCcttgtttaaaaattaaaatcaggGAAAACGTGTCACGCCCAAACAGCTGTGTTAACACTGGGATTTTATAGTAGCTCAGTTCCcaaaaacagcaataataattGTTTGGCCAGGACCTGTGCGAATCAAATAACGTGGTGTTCGGGTAATGTGATCTGTCAGAAAAAACCATGGCATAAAGATATCGGTTTTTGATAATCAAAGCGTAAAAATGTAATCATGTTGTTTCATGCTTTTTGAAGACTTTAATGAAAACTGAATCCCAAAGAAGATGTCaaatgaaagcatatcataaaAATGTTCACAGCGGTTTGACATCTCTGATAGACATATTATCCTTGCAAAAATATTGAAATGCCCGTGTCACAATCTTCATGAAAACTAACATTCAGATTAACCGAAAACAGAGTGAGTTCAGAGCTGTTTAGGGTGACAAATGAAAAACTACATGATTTGCCTTGGTTTAGGTTCAATTTGTTGGGTTGAAAACAAGAGTAAACTTATTTAAAGGCAACacaaattttatattatttacaaCACAAAAGTACagtgtacttttattattgctgtagtATTGTTATTACTAGTATTAgtttagtattattattattattactagaAAGCAGTATCAACTGGTTCAAGTTAATGTTTGTAATATGTAACACTAAAACTAGCAAGTTTGCTGCAGATTAAAAGAATCATTGAAATTAAATTATACGTAGTTCTCAGAACATAAATCTTTTTTATCTTTGATAATAATAGCAGTGAACGCAGTGTTCTCTGGACTGAAGCTGGACATCCCTGCGGATTCCCCTCAGTCCTATATGATTGATCCCCAAGTTCATTTCTTGGTAATGACCCCCTGCTGTTTGTTCCAGAAGACAGAAAACTCTTTGTGGGCATGCTCAATAAGCAGCAGTGTGAGGATGATGTGCGGCGTCTTTTTGAGTCCTTTGGGAACATCGAGGAGTGCACCATTCTGAGGGGGCCTGATGGAAACAGCAAAGGTAAGCGAGTGCCAGCCATATTCTCTACCAAGGGCATTCCTTATCGTTATctcttttattttcttaaatattttgttctttttaatatttctatttttttttttacatttacatgcttGGCATGCATCTGTAGAAGTATTAATGTGCTTGAGTATACTTACATCCTGTGCACATTGCCACCCTGTGCTCCTCAGGCTGTGCCTTTGTTAAATACTCCTCTCACACTGAGGCTCAGGCAGCTATCGGCGCTCTACACGGCAGCCAGACCATGCCGGTGAGTATAGATAGTAACAGTCACACTCTGAGGTGCTCTCATCCTGTTAACTTACTATTATACCCATTGAATAACTGTAGTGGTTGTTTGACCAGTATTTATATCCGTGCTTGGTCGCGTTAACAGCTTCCCTCAGTGGGTCAGGGGGATGTATCACCGCGGAGAATAGCACGGGTGTGGCCCGGCCGGTCGTGACCAGCACCCCGTGTGCACTCTGCGTGCTCACATGCGTGTTTCTGCACCAGGGTGCCTCCTCCAGTCTAGTGGTCAAGTTCGCGGACACAGACAAAGAGCGAACCCTGCGGCGCATGCAACAGATGGCGGGACAGATGGGCATCTTCAGCCCCATGGCGCTACAGTTCGGGGCCTACGGTGCCTATGCCCAGGCAGTAAGTGAAGGAGCCGGGCTGCCCTCGCACCAGGGTTACCCTTCGGCCTCCTCCTCTGAGCCAGTCTGTTACcatcagcatcatcatcatcactttCTGCTCGCCAAGGCTAATGTGTGAACCCTTCTTCCTGCATCTGTATATTTACCAAAAACATGGGCGGCATTTGATGCTGAGTACTACACACTAAACGCTTATTCAGAAGGGTAGACTGTACTGTTCTCCCATGTTCCCAGGTTGGCTTTGCTACGATGAATAAGTCCCTGTAAACTTATTTTCAGGAAAAGGCAAATATTTTGAAGTGTTTTCGATATAAACGAAACACAGTATAATGATAATGATCAgatcatttattaaaatgtgaatTTTCTTACACTTTTCTGTCTTCCCATATCAAACAGCAGATTATGTGTAATGACTACAAGTTTTGTTGGCTTGATAATGCTTCTGTATAGGTTTGCTATGTGCAGattgtgttttttaaaattcttCTCCATTCCACGGTTGTGAAGTTTTCCTCACTGCAGAAGTTGTGTTTGTCAGCAGAGACGAGTGCCTAAGCAGCTTCTTGCCCTGACGGGGGCATTTCCCTGGACGtacctcaccccccccctctcccctttCGTAGCAGGTCCAGCAGCAGGCTGCGCTGATGGCGTCGGTGGGCCAGGGGGGCTACCTGAGCCCCATGGCCGCCTTCGCCGCCGCCCAGATGCAGCACATGGCCACCATTAATGGGTTGCCTGCAGGACCCCTGACCCCCACCTCAGGTGCCCCCTCTCTGCCTGCACCAAGAAAGTCACTTTCACTTCAGTCCCTGCATTTCTCTTTATAGTATTTCACCCTTTCTCATTTGTTCTTATCCTCTCTTTTCCCCCTTTCTCCCTCCATTCTCTTCCCTTTTGTTTTACAtactgcttttgtttgtttgtttgtttgtttgcttgtttgttttccccTACCCTTTCTCCCATCCTTGCCCTTCCTGTGTTAAGGTGGCAGTACACCTCCAGGCATTGCTCCCCCAGCAGTGACCAGCATACCATCCCCCATCAGTGTCAATGGCTTCACCGGGTTACCCCCACCCCAGGCAAATGGACAGCCTCCCGCTGAGGCTGTTTTCACCAATGGGATTCACCCATATCCTGGTGAGTTTCTAATGCCCCACGGCTGCCTGTATCACACTCCATGTGCATTCTGGGTGTGAGTCTGCAAAATAACTCAAAGAAATTTCCAGAACCTAAAAAGTCAATAGCAAATCCGGCACAAGAAATGTcactgtatttgttcatgacTATGTGTGAGAGGGATTGCACAGCTCCACACCTGGTGTTTAGTTCTGGAGAGAGAGAACCGGACATGGGAGAAGTCGAGATCTGGCTGTTTGTCCACCATACTTGGCAGAGCAACTAAGTCTAGTTTAGTCCATATGACCATAGAAGCTCATACGTATCAAGGCCATTTGGACATTCAATCCATTTTGACAAAACTCTTTTTTAAGGGCTTCTGCTTGTTCTGGAGATGCACAGTTTGATGGTAATCAATCGTGTTATGTACACTGTATCCTGACGGCTAAGTTTCCATGTCGCTGGCAGTTCTGCATTGCTTGTCGTCTGTGTGTCCACTGTGCACCACAAAGGAGGAAATGCTTGTCCAATGTCTCACAGTTTTGCAGGAGATCATATTTAGAGAGGACTCGGAGAAGGGCGAAGTGGGCGTGGCCCAGCGGAGTTGTTTTGGGGTTCAGGGGAGCTGCTTCCTGTCCTCCCTAAATGAAGGTACCCACCCCGTACCGACTCAATGCTCCCAAGACTTGGGAAGTTTCTGTTGTCACCCTTCACCCATCTGGTGGTAGCATTATTGCAGTGGAGTATTGGTGTGTGGCATTGTTTCTCTGATGTGTAGTTTTGTCCTTTTGGAATGTGCATAATAGTGTCATTCTGTTACAAATCACTATATTATCGTGGTGTTTTGTTAGTCTTATGTTCagaactgtgtttttttattgtgattgtGTGGCCACTTGACCATTGCATTAGCAATGTAGCTATAAAATACAATGTAGCTATAAAATACAATGTCGCTTCCGTATGTTCTATTGACGGTTCAGGCAAGTGCATGCACATCCCTCTTTTCAGGCTAATGCTGACGGTTTAAATGGCTCTGTATTGTATTGTACCTAAGGCATCTAGATCTGCCATAACAAAAATAACAGTTATAACCAGCATCACAAGCTTAAATGGTTTAACTGTGGATAagcatgtaaataaaaataatccaaAATACTTGCCGTTCAACAAAAACCACAACCCCATAGAGACGGAGGACTATGACATCTGTAACATCTAGTGTTGTAGTAAGAATCGGTAGCTGCAGTGCAGTGCCTGTTTGATATGTTGTGTGGAGATGTGCATTCTTACTCTCGAAGTGCATTTGTGCCAGATTGTTGCTGAAACATTCCTCAGACCCTTTTCATGGATGCCTCACCCTCCAGCTGTTTGGGCTTTAGCTTCACACAGAGCCATAGACTAGCTGTGTATCTCGCCCTCAGTCTGTTTGTGAAAATGTTGGAGAGATAGGATGTCCTGATCCCCAGCTTCACACAGAGCCATAGTCCAGCCCGCTGGTCTTGTCCTCAGTTTGTTTGGGGAAGTATTGGAGAGAAAGGATGTCCTGAGTTCCATCTTCTCACAGAGCCATAGACCAGCCCACCTGTCTCACTCTCCGTCTGTTTTGGGAAGCGTTGCAGAGATAGGAAGTTCTGAGCTTCACATAGAGCCATAGATCAGCCCATTGGTCTCACTCTCAGTCTGTTTAGGAAAATGTTGGAGAAACAGGAAGTCCTGAGCCCCAGCTTCACCCTGAGCCATAGACCAACCCAGCTGTCTCACCTTCCATCTGTTTGGGGGTGTATTGGAGAGACAGGAAGTCCTGAGCCCCAGCTTCACCCAGAGCCATAGACCAACCCAGCTGTCTCACCTTCCATCTGTTTGGGGGTGTATTGGAGAGACAGGAAGTCCTGAGCCCCAGCTTCACACAGAGCCATAGTCCAGCCCGCTGGTCTAGTCCTAAGTTTGTTTGGGGAAGTATTGGAGAGAAAGGATGTCCTGAGTTTCATCTTCTCAAAGAGCCATAGACCAGCTCACCTGTCTCACCTTCCATCTGTTTGGGGGTGTATTGGAGATACAGGAAGTCCTGAGCCCCAGCTTCACCCTGAGCCATTGACCAGCTCCCCTGTCTCACTCTCCATCTGTTTAGGAAAGTGTTGGAGAGACAGGAAGTCCTGAGCTTCACATAGAGCCATGGATCAGCCCGCTGCTCTCATCGTCAGTTTATTTGATTAAAGAGACAGGATGTCCTGAGCCCCAGCCTCACACAGAGCTGTAGACCAGCCCAGCTGTCTCACCCTCAGTCTTTTTCCTGCCTCTAATCTTGcttctctgtctttctttctgtctctgAGTAGCACAGAGTCCCACTGCACCTGACCCACTACAGCAGGCCTATGCAGGTGTCCAGCAATacgcaggtgtgtgtgtgtgtgtgtgtgtgtgtgtgtgtgtgtgcatgtgtgtgtggattaagtttatgttacattgtggggaccatttttcaggtccccacaaagattagtgaatgcaataaaaaagtaaaaatgccaaaagtctcatattttgtttggttactaatGGTTAGGGTTATTGCTGGGTAAGGGTTAATGTCATCATCTTatgattacagttttccccttagaaatgaacggagagtccccacaaagatataattacaaagctctatgtgtgtgtgtgtgtgtgtgtatatgtgtgtgtgtggtacctGTTGGATATAGACCCTGTGTCTTTCTGTCTCAGCAGCCTATCCTGCTGCATATGGACAGATCAGCCAGACTTTTCCCCAGGCTCCTGCAATCATTCCTCAACAGCAGAGAGAAGGTGAAAGGACCTGCAGCAccccgtacacacacacacacacacacacacatttacacacacacacacacacactcatgtgAATATAAACAAACATATCTGTTTGTCTTCATTGTGAGTACTTCTAGTCCTTTGTCCTCTTCCTTTTCATTCGCCTCCCTTTCCACTGTTACTGCTGCCCATGTTTCTTTTCCCTCCTTTCCCCACTCTATCCATTTTTCACTTCTCTACCACCTATACTTCTCACATTATGCTCTTCTCAGTTTCATTTTCGTTTTCTCTTTCACTGTTCTGTCCTGACCCCAACTTCCctcactctccctctctttctctccctctttcttcTTTGCTCTTTTCTTTCTCTGTGTCCCTCTCTCTATCCCTCCAGGGCCAGAGGGGTGTAACCTGTTTATCTACCACCTCCCTCAGGAGTTTGGGGACGGCGAGCTCATGCAGATGTTCCTGCCTTTCGGTAATGTCATCTCCTCCAAAGTGTTTGTGGATCGGGCGACAAACCAAAGTAAATGCTTTGGTGGGTAAAAACCATAAAAACCCGTAAAGACACTTATTGCACTAATAACTTTTTACTTCACTTTAGCACAGCCCAGATTTAAGCAAGCAAACTGAAGTGACAGAAAACCACAGGACAAGTAGGGGACATACTGTAGGGCAGAGAGGGATGGAAGTCTACAGAACATGCGACCAGCTTAGATACTGATGTCAGTCTTAACGAGGGACAATTGTCAGTGTGCCGGTATAGAGTCCGCCAAAATTTTGCAGATTGGAGAAAACTTACAGTTTTTAACTATCTCTCACAGCTTCCATTTAACTTCAACAGTAACAGCAATGACAGCAATCAGGACCATAAAGTCAAAGAATGCCAAAAGCAATAATAAAGCTATGAGTcactatgcattatgaatgtattatggaAACATATAGGAAAGGAGACTCTGGGCTAAAGGAGAGGAGCAACGTTTGATTAACGTGTCAGATTTCATTCCTACCACAGATTCTGTTGTGAAATTTATTGAAGTTGTAATGTGTTATCGTGTTGTATCATGTAATACTGTCCCATGACATTCTGTTTCAGTATCTGTCTCCTGTATTTGAAACATGACTTTAGGTTTCTGATGGGGAGATGCTGCTAATACAGCACATTCTGAATCTTTTATGAGTCGTGAAAGTAAAACTTTCCAGTTTTGCATGGATGTTCCTTGAATCTTTAATCAGcttttcaaaacaaatatacttACATACTGAATATTTTCTGAATGATGTGAACATGAAggattttttattataatattattactattactttTAATATCGTCACTGTGCTGTACTATCGATTCTTCACAGGTTAATGGTCTAAAAGATAACCCCCATGAATTATTGCGGTTGTGCAATTATGTTTTTATTCTACACTCGTTAGTGAGCAAATCTCTGGATCACTTAAAACATTTGAACTTATCATTGGAATTATAATGTTtaacatgttttattttgtttgattgtATTTTATGATGCATACATTCTTTGCTATACAGAAATCTGGTGTGTGAGTTCTTTGTTTGCTGTTTTACTTTAGAAAAATATGTAGCAACTCTTTTGAAAACCCTGAGCTCCACCCTTTTTGTAAAGTCAAAAATGAGGGCATATTCACAATAAACAAGCCCAGCTGTTCATGCTGTCCTTAA
This is a stretch of genomic DNA from Paramormyrops kingsleyae isolate MSU_618 chromosome 7, PKINGS_0.4, whole genome shotgun sequence. It encodes these proteins:
- the celf4 gene encoding CUGBP Elav-like family member 4 isoform X7, translated to MATLTNGQVDGGTGHGGAASTNGLVNGLSHGHGPASCATIPMKDHDAIKLFIGQIPRNLDEKDLRPLFEEFGKIYELTVLKDRFTGMHKGCAFLTYCARESALKAQTALHEQKTLPGMNRPIQVKPADSENRGDRKLFVGMLNKQQCEDDVRRLFESFGNIEECTILRGPDGNSKGCAFVKYSSHTEAQAAIGALHGSQTMPGASSSLVVKFADTDKERTLRRMQQMAGQMGIFSPMALQFGAYGAYAQAQVQQQAALMASVGQGGYLSPMAAFAAAQMQHMATINGLPAGPLTPTSGGSTPPGIAPPAVTSIPSPISVNGFTGLPPPQANGQPPAEAVFTNGIHPYPAQSPTAPDPLQQAYAGVQQYAAAYPAAYGQISQTFPQAPAIIPQQQREGPEGCNLFIYHLPQEFGDGELMQMFLPFGNVISSKVFVDRATNQSKCFGFVSFDNPASAQAAIQSMNGFQIGMKRLKVQLKRPKDANRPY